CCAAAGCTACGTCGTCACGGTTCCCGAAGATTTAGACGGCGACGGCCGAACCGATTTCCTGGTGAACAAATTTCAAGGAGCGGCGACCGCCCTTCGGGCGCAGACGACGCTCTTCTTCACCGACAGCAATGGAAATGCGCCGGAAAAAGGTCTGGTTTTGAAGCCGCCGGGAAATCGTGCGGCCGGGGCCCTCTCCATCGACATTAATAAAGATAATCGAAAGGATCTGGCGGTTGCCTCTTCTCAGTTCAATGCTTGGGCGATCGTCCGGGCGCTCATTCAACACCGTGTGAACGTCACGTTCTCGCTCTACCTGGCCCGGCCGGACGGATACAAACTCGACCATCCCGACTTTGAGCGCGAGATTTCGTTTCGGTTTAATCTCGAAGACGCGGAAATCGAAGGTCTGTTGCCGACGCTGGAAGGAGATTTTAATGGAGACGGCTATGTCGATGCTCTCTACGCTCGGGACCGTCGGCAGCTCTCCATTTTGATTCAAAAACCGAATTCAAAGGACTTGTTGCCGTCGTCACCTTCGGGAACCTACGATATTGCGGTCCCTCGGCAATTTCGCATCGGCGACTTAAACGGAGATGGAAAAAGTGACATCGTTCTGTTCGACCGGCGTTCGTCCGGTAATCAACGGTTCACCGTATTGGTCAACAACGGGCGGCTCTAGCTTTCTGTCACGGATAATTCATTAAGGTGTTTGGAATCCGGAGAAGAGATCGGTCGCCTTGCTCCGGGGCTCCGAATCCTCGTCCACGCCTCGGTCGCTACGGCGAGGGTCCCTCGTCTTCCGCGGCGCACCACGAAGTGCCGCGCCGCGTATCCGTTTCCCTACCGCCTCCGCTCCCGGGTCGTGACGGGATTCTCTGCCAGTCGCTCGTCGACCGATCTCTTCTCCGGCGAACAATCGATATTGTGGAGCACTGGGGCTCTGGATCCCGGTCAGATTCTTTGATATTGGGTTCCATCCACTACCTTTGAGGGAGGTTGATATGAGCCGTGAGCAAGAAATCTGGAATGAAATTGACCAAAAGGTGAAGAACACCAAGATCCTTCTCTTTACGAAGGGGTCCAAAGAGGCGCCGCGATGTGGATTCTCGGCCGCCACGATCGAGTGCTTCAATAATCTAGGCGTACCGTTTGAGACCGTCGACGTTCTCGCCGACCCCGAACTCCGACCCGTTCTTCAGAAGTATGGCAACTGGCCCACGACGCCGCAGGTTTACATTAACGGCAAGTTCATCGGCGGGTGCGATATCATACGAGAGCTTCACGCATCGGGAGAACTCAAGAAACTCGTCGACGGAGCGATGGCCGGTTGATCCGGCGATAAACAGCGCTTCTCAACTGGTGGGACAGATTCATATTCCCACTTGAATCGATTCCCACTTTCCATCATACTCATCATTGCTAGAAGGACTTAATGGCCGATCGAGACGTCCAATTCAAAGAGGTCACGCGCCTATCTCCGGATGCAAAAGGCCGCGTGACGCTTGGAAAATTCGCTAAAGGGGTGAGCAGCTTCCGAATGAACGTGGATGACGAAGGCCGGATTCTCCTGGAACCCTTTGTGGAGATCCGGGCCGGGGAGCAGTGGTTATTCCGAAATAAAGAAGCGCTCGCTCGCGTGAAACGGGGTCTCGAAGACTCCGAAAGCGGTAAGACCAAGTCTTTGGGCTCGTTTGCCAAATATGCTCAAGACGACGAAGAGTAGCGTCGGTGGGATTCTTCACCCTCCGGTGGACGAACGAAGCGATCGCAAATTTCCGGGAACTCGAGAATGATGAGGGTCTGACGAAGAGACTTAAAGCGGTTCGAAAGGCTTTGGGTTACCTCGAAACCAACCTGCGCCATCCCGCCCTGCGCACACACAAATATGAATCTCTCCAAGGGAAGAATGGAGAGGAGATTTTTGAGGCGTACGCCGAGAGCCGAACTCCGGCGGCCTATCGAATCTTTCGGCATTATGGCCCCGGGAAAAATGTCATCACGATCGTGGCTATAACGCCGCATCCTTGAGCGGGTTATTTCAGCGGTTTAGTTTTTAGTTCTTCCTGCGCTTGCCTGTAGGAGGCGATTTCGCCCAGATCGTACCAGCGGGCCGGCGTGACAAATCCGTACACGGAGCCCTTCCGTTCGACGAGCGGAGCGTACACGTCACGATTGATGCAGAAGACCTCCCGGTCGGGCATCCAATCGAAAATGGCCCGGTCGAAAATATGAATACCCGAGAAAAAACCATGTCGCTTCGCGCCGTCACTCCGTTTCCCGTGCGGGAACTCAACGATTCGGCCCGTATCATCGACGCCGACCTCTCCATATAATTTTGAGCGGGGGTCGTCGATCAGGACCATTGTGGCGATGGACGAATTCCGCCGATGAAAATCGATCGCCTTTCCCGCATCCGCGTCCGTGAGAAAGTCGCAGTTGGTGACGAGGAACGTTGAATCGGTCACGAACGGACGCATGTTCTTTATGCCGCCGCCGGTACCGAGAATTTTCTCCTTTTCGAGAAACGGCTGCAGTCGAAGAGGCCCCGCGTAATCGCGGATGGCTTGAAGGAAGGGCTCGCGGCCGTGATGGACGTTGATTGCGACCGAATCGATACCGAATTTCTGGAGATACCCGAGAGTGAAATCGAGCAATCGTCGATTGAGAAAGGGAAGAAGAGGTTTGGGGATGTCGTTCGTGAGCGGCCGCATCCGTGTGGAAAGTCCCGCGGCCAGAAGCATCGCTTGCGTTACTTTGGACACGATCGGCTCAAATCCGCCAAATACGGCAAGAGGACTTCACTCAACTTCTTCAATTCCGGATATCGCTTTAATGTTCCTTCGACGTATGCGAGCGATCGCGGGACCGCTTCGAGGTACCGTGGGTTTCCCTTCACCTGATCGATGTAGCAGAAGCGCCCGGCGGCCTTGAGATTCCGATGCAGACCCATGAAATCGAACGCCCGGCGAAACGCATCTCGGGAGTCGGTACCCATGAGGTTCTGCTTTTTCATCCGTTGACGGTAAACCTCTACCAGGTCGTCTTGAAGCTTAGGTTCGAGCGTGACGTATGAATCGCGCAAGAGCGAGGCCAAATCGTAAAAGAGAGGGGCCAGCAGCGCGTCCTGGAAGTCGATCACGCCGAGCTTCGGTTTTGGGCCGTTCGAAAGGAGCATCAAGTTTCGGCTGTGGTAATCGCGGTGGCAGAAGACGAACTCCCATGACAAATACCGATCCGTCAGGCCTTCCAATTGCAAGACGATCCGTTGGCGATCGGCGGATGAAGGGGGACGTTTCAAACGTTTGTCGAGACTGTATTCCACGAAATGGTGAAATTCCCAGTTGTAAAGGTCTCGATCGAACTTCCGCGCAAACGCGATGCAGCTTCGAGGGTCGTTTTTCGGAATCGTCGAGATCCTTTCTAATTCATCGAGGCTGGTTTCATACAAAAGCCGCACCTGGTGTTCGGGAGCAGCGATCACCTTTTCGACGAGAATCTCGTCACCGAAATCTTCCAGGAGGAGAACGCCCCGTTCCCGGTCGACGCCAAAAATTTCCGGAACGCGTACCTTCCGGGCCCATAGATATTTTTGAACGTCGATGAACGGGAGCTCTTTAATTTCCCGGGAGGTCTTGGTGATTTCTTCCGCAGGAGAATTAAAGCCGGTGTCGGCCAGTTTCATGGCGACGAATTTCTTCTCTCCGGCGGAGATTCGGAAATACGTGCGAAGCGAGGCGTCGCCGGTCAGCTTGGACACGTTCCAGCCGGCGGAAATCCCCAACGGTTTTAGGAGTGCCGGAAGGGATTCGGTCAATTTCGTCGGGATGGCGTCGGGGGCGGGCATGGTGGCGATCGGATGAAGTCTACCGGAGCCTTGGTGCGCGTGGAAGCTCTTGTAGGGGGTCGGGAAATCGGCTAATGGTGGCCGCTTACATCGATGCAGAAAAAGTACATTCTCGACACGAACGTCCTTCTCTACGATCCGCGAGCGATTTTTAAGTTTAAGGACAACGAAGTGATTATCCCGATCGCCGTGATCGAGGAGATCGATCACTTCAAGAAGGATGAAAACGAGACCGGGCGAAACGCACGCCAGCTTTCCCGGTTCCTGGACGAACTCCGGGAACGGGGAAGTCTCGCCCAAGGGGTGTCAATGGATTCGGGCGGAACGCTTCGCGTGCATCTGGGAAGCGATAAGAAAACCCCTCGCTTGGAACAACTCTTCACCAAACGACAAGCCGATATGAGCATTCTGGCCGCGGCTTTGGATGTGAAAGAGAGATCGAACGGCCAGCCGGTCATCTTTCTGACAAAAGACACCAATTTGCGGATCCGGGCCGACGCCCTGGGAATCGTGGCGATGGACTATGAACCGCACGTCATTGCGATCGATGAACTCTATAAAGGATGGCGGGAACTCGTTTGGACGGCGGGCAATATCGAGCAACTCGTCAAGCTCGGCGAAATGCCGATCAACGGATTCGACCCTCATCCCAACGAGCTTTTCTTGGTTCGGGGCGACGGATCGTGCGGCCAGTCGGTTTTGGCGCGCGCGATGACTCATAAGGGCAAAATGAAGATTCTTCGCGATTCGAAGCGGCCGGTATGGGGGATCCATCCGCGAAATCTGGAGCAAAGTTTTGCGCTGGAGCTCTTGCTCGACGACAGCGTAAAGCTGGTGACGCTGGTCGGAAAAGCGGGGACCGGAAAAACGCTGCTCGCCATCGCCGCCGGCCTCCAAAAGGTGGGCGATGAGCAGATCTATCATCGCTTGCTCGTTTCGAGGCCGGTCTTTCCGATGGGCCGGGATTTGGGGTTTTTGCCCGGGGACCTGGAAGAGAAACTTCTGCCTTGGATGCAGCCGATTTTCGACAACATCGAGCTCTTGATGGGGACCTCCGGGAAAGAACGGCGTCGAGGAGGCAATTACGGATACAAAGAACTTCTCCACATGGGGATGCTGGCGATTGAGCCGCTGACCTACATCCGCGGCCGATCGATCCCGAACCAATATCTCTTGGTGGACGAGGCGCAGAACCTGACGCCGCATGAAATTAAAACGATCATCACGAGGTCGGGAGAGAACACCAAGCTCGTGATTACCGGGGACCCGTATCAGATCGACAACCCGTACGTGGATTCGTCGAACAACGGCCTGACGTATGTCGTGGAACGATTTAAGGACGAGTCGATGGCCGGCCATGTCACGCTCGCCAAGGGGGAGCGTTCGCCGCTGGCGGAGCTGGCTTCCAACATTTTATAAACCATGAACGCTTATCAACAGCTGGGGACCGCGTCGATCATTCTTCTCATTGTCGCCGTGGCGCTCACGATTTTCGCGATGACGGGGCGGCACTCGAAGCGGACGGTCTACTTGGTTTCCGGGACGGTGCTTGTGCTGATGATCACGGTGAGTGTTCTTTGTTCGATCATTTATCGGGAATACGGAATCTGAGCCGAAAAGGAATTCAAAAGGATTGGAGGACGAAATGAGAGTGCGAGAAATTCTAGGAGGGGCGATGTTTTTGCTGGCAGCCGCGTCGTGTGCGATGGGTGCGGAGACGCCTCCGGATGCCGCGTTGGAGCGCG
Above is a genomic segment from Bdellovibrionota bacterium containing:
- a CDS encoding phosphotransferase, translated to MPAPDAIPTKLTESLPALLKPLGISAGWNVSKLTGDASLRTYFRISAGEKKFVAMKLADTGFNSPAEEITKTSREIKELPFIDVQKYLWARKVRVPEIFGVDRERGVLLLEDFGDEILVEKVIAAPEHQVRLLYETSLDELERISTIPKNDPRSCIAFARKFDRDLYNWEFHHFVEYSLDKRLKRPPSSADRQRIVLQLEGLTDRYLSWEFVFCHRDYHSRNLMLLSNGPKPKLGVIDFQDALLAPLFYDLASLLRDSYVTLEPKLQDDLVEVYRQRMKKQNLMGTDSRDAFRRAFDFMGLHRNLKAAGRFCYIDQVKGNPRYLEAVPRSLAYVEGTLKRYPELKKLSEVLLPYLADLSRSCPK
- a CDS encoding sugar phosphate nucleotidyltransferase produces the protein MSKVTQAMLLAAGLSTRMRPLTNDIPKPLLPFLNRRLLDFTLGYLQKFGIDSVAINVHHGREPFLQAIRDYAGPLRLQPFLEKEKILGTGGGIKNMRPFVTDSTFLVTNCDFLTDADAGKAIDFHRRNSSIATMVLIDDPRSKLYGEVGVDDTGRIVEFPHGKRSDGAKRHGFFSGIHIFDRAIFDWMPDREVFCINRDVYAPLVERKGSVYGFVTPARWYDLGEIASYRQAQEELKTKPLK
- the grxD gene encoding Grx4 family monothiol glutaredoxin: MSREQEIWNEIDQKVKNTKILLFTKGSKEAPRCGFSAATIECFNNLGVPFETVDVLADPELRPVLQKYGNWPTTPQVYINGKFIGGCDIIRELHASGELKKLVDGAMAG
- a CDS encoding PhoH family protein gives rise to the protein MQKKYILDTNVLLYDPRAIFKFKDNEVIIPIAVIEEIDHFKKDENETGRNARQLSRFLDELRERGSLAQGVSMDSGGTLRVHLGSDKKTPRLEQLFTKRQADMSILAAALDVKERSNGQPVIFLTKDTNLRIRADALGIVAMDYEPHVIAIDELYKGWRELVWTAGNIEQLVKLGEMPINGFDPHPNELFLVRGDGSCGQSVLARAMTHKGKMKILRDSKRPVWGIHPRNLEQSFALELLLDDSVKLVTLVGKAGTGKTLLAIAAGLQKVGDEQIYHRLLVSRPVFPMGRDLGFLPGDLEEKLLPWMQPIFDNIELLMGTSGKERRRGGNYGYKELLHMGMLAIEPLTYIRGRSIPNQYLLVDEAQNLTPHEIKTIITRSGENTKLVITGDPYQIDNPYVDSSNNGLTYVVERFKDESMAGHVTLAKGERSPLAELASNIL